A stretch of DNA from Sugiyamaella lignohabitans strain CBS 10342 chromosome B, complete sequence:
tCTGTACGAATCAGGCACCGTCGGATAAACTGTCGGTAATGCATACATCAGGCATCAAACTGTATCACTGTACAGAGAGAGAAAAGTGcctaataataaataaaatagaaacTATGATCAAAACTTTTAATAAGCAGGACAAATCAAGCTATCTGAGGATTCGAAATTATAGCCTTTCCTCTAGCTAATGCGCAACTAAGGTAGTTGGTTCTTTTTAATTTGTACACGTTATATATCCTGCTTATGTCCAAAACTTTGCTAATTGTATTCATCTTTCAAGGAAGAGctatataaatatgtaAGTAGTAGTTTCTGCTCAATTTCTTATTCTTGGtggaaatatatataagcCGGCTTCTCAATCCCTTTTAAAGTAGATCTCCACTCTAAAAGGCCTGTATCATATTGTCGTGAAAACACATCCACTCGGTCATTTCCTTGATTTCCGACTATATACCACTTCTCATCTGGAGACAAATCACCATGTCTAGGGAAATAACCACCGCTTGATATATTTTGGACATGGGTCACACCGGTTGTAATAATCTTGAACACAGTTATTGAGTCATTTCCTGACTTGTCACTGGATATATCACGATTTGTGATATAAACAAATCGATTCTCTCTATCGACCCGAATTGCGCTCGGGTTTGTTTTGTGGAGTATATTCGATGACACAGTAGGCTCCTTCTGAATTTCAGTCTTCAACTGACCAGTGTGAACGTCATACTCATAAACAGATAATGTGGAATCCAGTTCATTCAAAACGTATGCCAAGGGCTGGGTGGTATGAAATGCAATATGTCTAGGACCAGCTCCCTTGGCAGCCGAAAGAAATGGCACTTCTAAAGGTTTCAATATGCCATTTGATATCTCGTACTGAAAGATTTTATCCTGACCAAGATCTGTCAAGTAAATTATATTATTCTTGCACAACGGCGGTTGACCTATCCAGTGAGGATGACTCCATTCCTGACGATCCTTTCTGGGTCCTACCTGAAAGCTCGAGTCTTTACTCAAGTCAATCACAGAGCTACTTTCTGCGGAGATTAGCCCGGTAGCATCAATGTTATAACTGGCTACCGTGCCTCCATTGTAATTGGCTACAAAAAGTAAATTGTTCTCTGAACCGGAGGTGACGAACAGGTGTGTGGGGTCTTTTCCCTTTGACAGTACACTTTGAGTTTTGGTCAACGGCAACTTTTCATTGCTGAAATCAACTTTGAAAGCAATTACTGCCCCGACACTTGTTTCATAGGCCCCCGAGCCACTGTATATAGTTGTTTCGTCAGTGGCATATAGTAAGCCTTTTTGGTGACTGTCCAATATCCAAGTTGCAGCCGAACCGAACGAGCTTTTACCAGCGTGAGTCAATATCCCCGATGTACGGTCAAAGTCAGCAAGATACACATCATTACCAAATGTTCCAATAATCAACTTCATTTCACGGATTGCTCTCTATAATGTGAAACAATAGGCATAtattgaatataaatatggcAACATTGCAACCCCCACATGGGGTGCAAAGAGGGGCATATGCACGTTGATATCTAAGATCTCCGCTCAATTGTCCGAAACTTATATTGAGCTCCAACTTTGATATCCCCATTTTCCCGCAAAAATGAATCCCATTCCCATATTTACCTCCCATAGCGCTATAATGTGAATGCCACATATGCTTGACAGATGTTCTAATCCAAACCAGTAGgatcttttttctttggcagGACATAGATATGAAACCAACTACAGCCCACGGAGTAGTTCTCAGagtaatttttttttctaaagCATGTACATCTTCAATCTACAACTGTAACATTCTCAAGAATAAAATGAATATTTCTCATTAAAATCTTAAGGTCTGATATGGTATCGAAGATCGGTTCCTTCTCTGTTTCTACACTAACTGACTTGCGTTACATAAGAAACCTGGGGTGCCAATTTAGCTTGCATATTTACGGCAAtatatttgattttttgctTGTTCTAATATCTCCTTAATTAACAATTGTTGTGCCATGCACTAAATATCATTAAGCTTTAAAAGGCATGTACAGTAGCGTTGATTAGTCTATCCCGCAGTTACGAGCCGATGTAATTAAGTACATGTTACGACATAATTAACAATCCCTATCTTGCATATAGATCATGCAGGGCCCTCCCCTATCAATTAAAGATCTATTTCATGACATAAAATGTCAAAGCAAAATACAGTTCTCCCATTTAATTAGTACCAGAAAACTAAGTTGGGATTACGGTTTCCAGAAAAGCTTTTGCCAAAAAAATGACAGTTCAAGTTCTGGACGGAACAGTGCGGCTGGAGTCCCACAGAGATGAATATCACGACATGTCCTGAACTCGGTAAAGGTCAAACATCACAAACCTATAAACCACCCTTTGTTCAATCAATTCGCTGGCCTTGTCAAGATCAACTTCTGACGGAGTCCAAATATAGGACTGGATTGCCACTAAGCGTACATTTCGAGGGTTCACAATAATGAGTTTATATGGGTTGGATGAGGACATTGAGAAGCTCCTCAATCCAGAAACATTTCAAGAAGGCTTCTCGGCTAAAGACTTCATTGAGAAACTGAGCGAGAATATCTTAAATTCTACAGATGAGTTTGTGGTAGATGGAGCGCGAGCATTGGACCCTAAGCCGTATATCCGTAATTTCGAGGCTGTTCTAAATGAACTTCGCCGGCTCGAAGTATCGGCAGGAACTGAGGAACGAAATGCCGCCCAGGATATGTACCAGATTGAAATATCCCATAGTAAAAGCATGGTTAATCTGGGCGGCTTGATAAATAGCACTATGTCAGAATTCAGCGGGTTGGAGGAGCTTGTCAATGACATagtatcagcaacatcTTCATTAACCGACAAACTCGAAGTTCTATCAGGACAATACGAACAAACGGTATCGTCGACATTTCTAATAAAAACATATTTGTCATTTGTCAGGAAAGGAAACTCATCAGATCTTAGTAGGTTGTGGGAAGGTGGCTTACCGGCTGACAGGAGGAAATGTGTTAGTGTTGTGAGACAGCTTCAAGGATTGAGCCGGCGCATTGGCAATTCCGACGATAAGTTAATAAAGCCACACGAAGAGATTGATAAATTCGCTGAGAGCATAGAAACAGACTTACTGCAGGAATTTGATAATGCATATATATCGGCCGACATGGCCGCAATGAGAGAATCTGCCAGCATTTTaactgatttcaatggAGGTGGAAGTGTTGTTCAAGTATTTGTCAATCAACATGACTTTTTCATAGTACAAGAAAAGCTTGTCGATACTTCGAGAATGAATGATGATGCCATGTGGGTAAAAATGAAAGATCCACAAAGTGATACTATAGAATTTGAAACGTTAGTACAGGAACTGATGGATGAGATCAAAAATGGGGTTGCATCCGAGACAGAAATCATCACGAGAGTGTTTCCCAATCCTGTTATGGTATTCAAAGTTTTCTTACAACGGATATTCGCTCAAAgaatccagcagcagttggaGGCGTATTTTCAAGTGgctgaaaatatatcaacatTAGCATACGTCCGAGTTTTGCATATTTCTTATAATCGTGTCGGTGCATTGGTAAAAGCTTTCAAGGAATGGTTCAATCAGTTAGCACTTGATAACGATGGCGAACTGGCATCATTATTGGACCAAAATTTTGCTGATATCTTTTTGCCATATATCGACAATGGGAGATACTTTGAGtcagagaagaaaaacCTTCAAGAGATTATCAGTTCTGCTTTACAAAAGTTCAGCGATGCTCATAAGCACAGTTCAAACCAGAGAGACCAGAGACTGCTTGGAAGATTCTCGACTTCGAATGATGGGGACCAGACAGAAATCAGTGATTCGATTAACGGGTCACCTACTCTTGGAGCACCTGAGAAATCTCATGAAAAAGGCAGAATTGGTCAGTTTATGAGGGCTGTACGGTTGGAAAGAACCAACTCTAGCGGGAATGGAAATAATAGTTCTACAAGACCCAATAGTCAACCTGATTACAATAGTAGTCGGGCGTCAGCCGAAATTGACATTGGAGATCTTGAGATTCGTTATGATAATATACAACTGATATTGGGCGCTTTTGCCGAGAGTGTGAGCCGTGATCTTGAACTAGCGAATTCCAATAATGTCAAACATGATGCGCAAGAACTCGTTAGATTGCTTATTGATACAGTTGGTCATAATCACATCGACGTTGCCCTGGAAGAAGCTCTGGCAGCTTGTTCTGATGATCAGCGTAGTAACATTacattgaaatatttgaagGTTATACCACCAGTAAATGGTTCAATAAAGTTAATTGCTGCTTTTGTAAAGAACATTTTGTTCTCAATGGCAAGGGGATCAGATTCTGTTCAGGCGCATATGGTTACGAGTCTGAATAATTATGTTTCTAGTGCAGAGGAAACAATGAACGCAATTGTGAGCAATACAATAGACTTGATCAtcaccaaaatcaactcAATTTTgaacaaacaaaagaagaaggattTCATCCCTCGTTCTGACGAGCGCACTGACGTAACTACGAGTGTGTGTGATGAAGTCATACAGCTACTAGGGGGTGTATATGGTATCTCACTGGAATCGTTGGATGGGGCCAATCTCGAGCTTTTCTTGCGTGAGATTGGCTTTGGTCTACGTGAAGCGTTGAAGATGCATCTTAAGAAGTTTTCGATTAGTCCAAGCGGAGGCTTGATATTAATTAGGTGAGTGTGAGCCACGAATAAAGGGCAAAATCAAATTACTAACTTATCAGGGATCTACAAGCTTATCAAGCAACGATTGATAAATGGGCTATTGGAGAATTATCAGAAGGATTCGCATTGTTACATGACATAGGCACATTATATACTGTCGAGTAAGTATTTTTGTGTGAAGTTTTGCCGTCTACGCTGAACTAACAAACTTCTTTAGACCGCAAGTAATACCATCGCTATTACGGGAAAGTAACCTTAGCAAGCTATCAGCGTTGGAATTACGGGAATACCTGTCTAAGAGACTTGATTACTATACAAACTCTATCAACAGACTCGTAACCCCATCAGGACTGCAACCAAAGGCTCTTAATTCGGCACGATATAATCCTTTAATATtctaaaatatatacagtTTTTATTGCCTGCAGAAACACACACTTGTGATCCTTGTAGTTTAGAGGATTAAACTGGAGACTGGCATCATCTAGACCCTAATCAAACAATGCACGATTGAGATAGAGAAATAGAGAAATCACAAGTCCTGCAGTCAGAATGAGATCAAATGCAAGAGAAGACCATGACTTACGCAGCGGTCTGTTGATTGGTAAACGTGGTTTTTCTTCACCTGAATGAGTCGGCAGAGAAACATCAAGAAcagatgaagaggctgcTTTATTTAGAAACATAAATCTGCGAGGAATACGAGCCGGAAACAAGTTATACAAGAGGACTACTCCCAACGTAATGATAGCAAACAAGCCATATAGTGTAAAGGCCCAGAATGGCGATGGCATCAGACAAATAGAGGTGTGAAAATGTGAAGGATCCGATTCATAACCAGTGGGACCAAGTGTAACTAACTGAATACCAGGGTAATCAATTCCCATAGCCATCGAAATAGATTTGACTGTATATTCATCGACAATGCGGGAACCTGCCGCAGCATCTAAAGTAGAGCCTTCTTCAGTAGGCTCGGCGGGGTACCAAGTGGCCAGCTTATGATTATACGAGGGATTTTGAGGATCATATCGTGCATCATAAAACTTGTGTTGAACATGGCAAGCATCGTGGTCATCTCCAGAAAATACAGCAATCGGTTTGACGGCAGTTAAAACGTCGTTGCTAACTTTAGGTGTGACCAAGGTTTGGTATTGATATCCGTAGACATAAGGAAGGGCACCCTTCGACGATTCTCTATGTTTACCGCACTTACTGTCTGGCGATCTGTACAGGGGTATGTGAGTGAGTAGAATCCGTGGTTTATCAGCCGGCAAATTTTTATCAAGATTTTTAAGAAACTCGGTCGGTGGTCCATagatgctgctattaaCGGTATTCAACATAGAAATCGTGTCCAGTAGAACAAATGTGTATTCTCCAACATCTACAGTTGACGAGGTTTCACCGAAATATGCTTGGAATCTGTTTAATGCATGTGGTACTAACGTATCGCCATACCCTATATCATGATTCCCTGGTAGACTCATTACCGTGCGCTTGTATGGAGGGCGAGTGAAGATTCTATTCCATCTATCATACTCCTCTCTCCAAACTGAGTCAGACCACTCTCTCCCACCATCAAACAGATCACCTAAGAAAATATTAGCATGAGGGTCCAaaatcttatttatattcacCCAATTTCGCCTTAAGTAGCTGTCCacaatatattttgtaATAGCCAGAAGTGTTTTGGGTCTAGTAGGATAGGTATTATCATCAATCAATTGCGGATCAGCAATCAGTGCTACGCGAGAAGGATGCGAACCTGAAGTATGAGCATGCCAGTGGCACTTGCTTTTAATTGCACTATACGGGTAGTGACGTTCTCCGTACCATAAAAGTAAAACCCATGATAACAGCAAAGCATGGAGGTATGTAGGCTTAGTGAGGTTGGATTGATACGTCCCCTTTGCCCACAGACTCGTCACTCTTGCTTGGTCTCGAATCATATCTGGatccaaataatatattcCTCTTATAAGCGCTTGAATTCTAGCTTTTACTgtcttgtttcttcttggtAAAAATTGAGAGCCAGTTCCTGAATCAGCTGCCAAATCAATGTCCTCAGTTGTATCGACAGTGTCTAGGTAGGGATTCCCTCCCCTCCTATATGCTGATTTTAAGCTAGACATTTGTCCAGCTAAAAATTGAAATGCAAAAAggttgaataaataaaaaggcTTTGTTGGGATTTGGAAACTCTAAATAGTTAATAACAAATAGAGCAAATTCCTTTGGCTTGACAACCAGAGAGATATCTACAGAACTGTAAATATCAAGCGTGTCCGTATGCAGGGGAATCACCCTCGTACACAAAATAAAGCCGTATGTGAAGTTCGAGTAGATCCCGCGTCCGAGAGTTCTAAGCTCTTTTCGTAGTATCGATATCAGACGAAAGTTTCGTCGAAAATAATCTGACCTCGATTGCATTTGGTGCTTTtcattttgaaaatgaccATATGCTTGTTTAATTTTATGGTCTAATTGTAGGTGTATAAGAGTTTGAGCAATTCATGAAGCCTACCTGCAGTAAATTTGGTTGTACTAACTGAGACTTTTAGGAAATCACACATGACCAATCCGCTGAGAGTAATTCTCAATGGTCTCATGCCATTTATGACTCCGGGGTCCAACTTAGAAAAGGAATCCACCAATGATCCAGATGTGACTGAGATTGAGGTTGAAAGTACATCTGTTTCAGAGCAGCCGAGTCATGCTCTGGAACAGCCCGGGTCGGGTCAAGAACCAGAGTCTTTAGACGAGCCAAATGTTTTGTCTGTTGATACTCAAAAAGACTCTGTCATTCCGAATAAACGTCCACAAAACGAGAAGGAAGATTCCAAAGTGAGAAAATTGCGGTCTCGAGACAAGTCATCTGCACAAGCAAACCCGGCCCTGTTTCACTTCAATTTGGATGAAATAAAGCAACAGTACTCTGAAAAATGGGAACAACCACTCCGACTGGTGTTTGAAAAAAGCCCCCAAACTACAACTATAACTAAAAGTAAAGAGCCGGAAACACCTAGTCCCTCTGAAGTTCCAAGACCCAGGATCGAAAAGTATGTTCCGGAATGCAAACCTCGACTGCCAAGTACTCGTTCAGATATTGATCCTTTACGCGACGAGCTCTATGAAGTCTATCACCGTAGAATGGAACGTGATGAAAAGGGTATACAACGAATCGAGCGTGAGAGGACAGCTCTCGAAGTGGATGCAATGATAGCTCAAAAAGAACTACTTGAAGGACTTTCTTGGCGACGGGATATCCTACGAATAACGGCTATAGTTAATCCTAATGACCAGGAAGAACTTGAGCTCAAGAGAAAGCTCACTTTGAAAGAGATTGAAATGTACTTAGAAAGATATCAAATttggaagaaaaaagaactaCAAGCTCGGACTAATAAGGATTCTATGACACCCAGTACTAGTTCAATGTCACCACAACCGAAAATGATATTGCGATTACCAACTCTCCAAGGATTAGCTAAAAGAAGTGAATCTCAATCAGCAAGTCCATCTCCGACTCCGAGACCAACTGTTTCctcaaaaaatatatctaGCATTACTCCGGAGTCTCGCGGACAGTCAGCACCAAAAACATTCACATCGTTTTTCCGTCCTTATACAGTACGGCCGCGATTCGACCAGCTGGTTCGACGCAATCACCGGAAAAGCGAACTCCTTGCATTTGGCCAGCAAATTCCCGATATGATAACCATGGATTTCGATATTCCCTCGGAATGGAAATCTTGGAAAGAATAACGGTAGCCGCTGAAAAAGCCTCTGAAACCAAGAAACTTGCAtacaataataattaatatttatacacGTATGGGAACTTCCTCTGGCGGACTGGGGCAAGGCCCCAGACCACAAGGTTCGACTGGCTTCTCTAGCCAAGTCGTCTTAGTTCCATTTAGAAAGGTGGCAAAGTGTATATAGCGACATCACCTCATCACCATAGCGCCGCGTTCGCGACCCTGCAGCTGCATGAATTACTACCGATGGAATTTGGCACATGCTTCCTAACTTCATgtgaatatatattatacGGCCGCCATGGAGCCctatgatgatgatgatgaagattcGCCAGTTGGACCCCCTAGAGTGGTTATTGCGAGAGTAAGTAACTTTAAAATAGTGGATATATTGAAACAATCAGAAGAGGGGATCCCTAACAAAATAGACCAACGCGACATCATTTGCAACTATTTATTCCAGCTTCGCAGGAAGTAAGTTATTATTTAAAGCTTGAAGTCCCAGTATTGTCATAGTAGTAGCTAGAAGTAGAGTTGCGTTCATAACTGCTTTTAGTTAGTGCTTACAGGCACTCGGAGTATATTCTAACTGTACAGTTGCGTTTGTGGGAGCTCTATTTATTGCGATGTGTTTCGGTCACAGCTATCCAAGTGTAAAGGATCATGTGTTTGGGTACAAAGATGAGTGGCTGCTACCAGTATCTTCTATAACCAATTACAGTTATAGAGAGCGTTCATTTTTTCAAATCGCTTGTgcacttgctgctggtaagtTTTATAGGGATGTTGAGCTAGTACCCTTTATCTGAAACTGACGAGTTATGTTTCAATAATACTAACTAATACTAGGTCCAAGAATAGTTCTAGTCTTACTGTGGTACGTTTTGACAAAGGCATGTGGTTCTCCTTTGTCAACATTAATATTAGGAGTCGGATCAATGCGAACAGTAGCCGACGGgctgtttgtttatatacCACCGCAAGACTCAGATGAATGGCATGATATGGCTAGAATTGCccatatttttttcactgtAGTATGGGTGTTTTGCGTTCTACACTTTAAACAAGACAGAAATTATCTCTCCGAGAGGCTCAACGAAGTTATTGCAAGAAGAATTGCTTATACAATGGCTGTGGCCTTGATTCTACTAGCACATTTTTTCACCCAGCATAGGTTATATCAGGTTCCAGGTGCCTACTCGATGTATTCCGTTCTTGAATGGACAATTGTGCTTTTAGACATAACGTTCGAGTACATTACAGCTCAGGATCTTCAAGGATTCGAAGTTAGAGTTTTAGGAAAATCCAATGGGGGATATGCTCGCGATCACGGTAAACATTCAAAAGTAGTATTCAGTGTATAGAGACATTTTTAGTGGATATTTTAAACCACTTGTATAGTTCGAATAAAATTGCATCACTCGGCCACTCTCACGCACTATTTCAAGGGTGTACGGCTCAATCTATGATAAATGAGTCTGCAAGTTGACAAGATAAACGCACCGTGAAAGTTATCACCTTGTGCCAGATGTCTACTGCTAAATTGAGTCCCAAGGAGCAATTAATTATCCAGGAACTTCAAAAAATCTTACAAACGACAAAGCTTATTGATGCAAATCTGAAGGAGAGCCTTGAACTGCTAAGTACTACCAGGGAGAGCGGTGACCATTCGGGTTTGCAACACATGTCGTCGGCCGTTCTGGATTCTGTCAACGAGCTCATTGACTGGCTAAGCGCGAATATGGGGCAAAATACAGGAATTTAAGTAGTAAATTC
This window harbors:
- the SEC10 gene encoding Sec10p (Essential 100kDa subunit of the exocyst complex; the exocyst mediates polarized targeting and tethering of post-Golgi secretory vesicles to active sites of exocytosis at the plasma membrane prior to SNARE-mediated fusion; GO_component: GO:0005737 - cytoplasm [Evidence IEA]; GO_component: GO:0000145 - exocyst [Evidence IDA] [PMID 8978675]; GO_component: GO:0043332 - mating projection tip [Evidence IDA] [PMID 19053807]; GO_function: GO:0003674 - molecular_function [Evidence ND]; GO_process: GO:0006893 - Golgi to plasma membrane transport [Evidence IGI,IMP] [PMID 7026045]; GO_process: GO:0006887 - exocytosis [Evidence IEA,IEA]; GO_process: GO:0006887 - exocytosis [Evidence IMP] [PMID 6996832]; GO_process: GO:0015031 - protein transport [Evidence IEA]; GO_process: GO:0006810 - transport [Evidence IEA]; GO_process: GO:0048278 - vesicle docking [Evidence IEA]; GO_process: GO:0090522 - vesicle tethering involved in exocytosis [Evidence IC] [PMID 8978675]); the encoded protein is MSLYGLDEDIEKLLNPETFQEGFSAKDFIEKLSENILNSTDEFVVDGARALDPKPYIRNFEAVLNELRRLEVSAGTEERNAAQDMYQIEISHSKSMVNLGGLINSTMSEFSGLEELVNDIVSATSSLTDKLEVLSGQYEQTVSSTFLIKTYLSFVRKGNSSDLSRLWEGGLPADRRKCVSVVRQLQGLSRRIGNSDDKLIKPHEEIDKFAESIETDLLQEFDNAYISADMAAMRESASILTDFNGGGSVVQVFVNQHDFFIVQEKLVDTSRMNDDAMWVKMKDPQSDTIEFETLVQELMDEIKNGVASETEIITRVFPNPVMVFKVFLQRIFAQRIQQQLEAYFQVAENISTLAYVRVLHISYNRVGALVKAFKEWFNQLALDNDGELASLLDQNFADIFLPYIDNGRYFESEKKNLQEIISSALQKFSDAHKHSSNQRDQRLLGRFSTSNDGDQTEISDSINGSPTLGAPEKSHEKGRIGQFMRAVRLERTNSSGNGNNSSTRPNSQPDYNSSRASAEIDIGDLEIRYDNIQLILGAFAESVSRDLELANSNNVKHDAQELVRLLIDTVGHNHIDVALEEALAACSDDQRSNITLKYLKVIPPVNGSIKLIAAFVKNILFSMARGSDSVQAHMVTSLNNYVSSAEETMNAIVSNTIDLIITKINSILNKQKKKDFIPRSDERTDVTTSVCDEVIQLLGGVYGISLESLDGANLELFLREIGFGLREALKMHLKKFSISPSGGLILIR
- a CDS encoding cycloisomerase 2 family — protein: MKLIIGTFGNDVYLADFDRTSGILTHAGKSSFGSAATWILDSHQKGLLYATDETTIYSGSGAYETSVGAVIAFKVDFSNEKLPLTKTQSVLSKGKDPTHLFVTSGSENNLLFVANYNGGTVASYNIDATGLISAESSSVIDLSKDSSFQVGPRKDRQEWSHPHWIGQPPLCKNNIIYLTDLGQDKIFQYEISNGILKPLEVPFLSAAKGAGPRHIAFHTTQPLAYVLNELDSTLSVYEYDVHTGQLKTEIQKEPTVSSNILHKTNPSAIRVDRENRFVYITNRDISSDKSGNDSITVFKIITTGVTHVQNISSGGYFPRHGDLSPDEKWYIVGNQGNDRVDVFSRQYDTGLLEWRSTLKGIEKPAYIYFHQE
- the CDC1 gene encoding putative lipid phosphatase CDC1 (Putative lipid phosphatase of the endoplasmic reticulum; shows Mn2+ dependence and may affect Ca2+ signaling; mutants display actin and general growth defects and pleiotropic defects in cell cycle progression and organelle distribution; GO_component: GO:0005783 - endoplasmic reticulum [Evidence IDA] [PMID 18332110]; GO_component: GO:0016021 - integral component of membrane [Evidence IEA]; GO_component: GO:0016021 - integral component of membrane [Evidence ISM] [PMID 12192589]; GO_component: GO:0016021 - integral component of membrane [Evidence ISM] [PMID 12524434]; GO_component: GO:0016020 - membrane [Evidence IEA,IEA]; GO_function: GO:0016787 - hydrolase activity [Evidence IEA,IEA]; GO_function: GO:0046872 - metal ion binding [Evidence IEA]; GO_function: GO:0003674 - molecular_function [Evidence ND]; GO_process: GO:0006281 - DNA repair [Evidence IMP] [PMID 7969142]; GO_process: GO:0030036 - actin cytoskeleton organization [Evidence IMP] [PMID 11285273]; GO_process: GO:0007049 - cell cycle [Evidence IEA]; GO_process: GO:0051301 - cell division [Evidence IEA]; GO_process: GO:0030026 - cellular manganese ion homeostasis [Evidence IGI,IMP] [PMID 9560393]; GO_process: GO:0016311 - dephosphorylation [Evidence IMP] [PMID 18332110]); the encoded protein is MSSLKSAYRRGGNPYLDTVDTTEDIDLAADSGTGSQFLPRRNKTVKARIQALIRGIYYLDPDMIRDQARVTSLWAKGTYQSNLTKPTYLHALLLSWVLLLWYGERHYPYSAIKSKCHWHAHTSGSHPSRVALIADPQLIDDNTYPTRPKTLLAITKYIVDSYLRRNWVNINKILDPHANIFLGDLFDGGREWSDSVWREEYDRWNRIFTRPPYKRTVMSLPGNHDIGYGDTLVPHALNRFQAYFGETSSTVDVGEYTFVLLDTISMLNTVNSSIYGPPTEFLKNLDKNLPADKPRILLTHIPLYRSPDSKCGKHRESSKGALPYVYGYQYQTLVTPKVSNDVLTAVKPIAVFSGDDHDACHVQHKFYDARYDPQNPSYNHKLATWYPAEPTEEGSTLDAAAGSRIVDEYTVKSISMAMGIDYPGIQLVTLGPTGYESDPSHFHTSICLMPSPFWAFTLYGLFAIITLGVVLLYNLFPARIPRRFMFLNKAASSSVLDVSLPTHSGEEKPRLPINRPLRKSWSSLAFDLILTAGLVISLFLYLNRALFD